The following are encoded together in the Haloplanus vescus genome:
- a CDS encoding DUF7342 family protein, translating into MSETDAPDGPPPFEEPFSSDDVEQRIYGTILQTREPTTASAIADSADCDPKTARKYLGWFDALGIVTRHDGHPTTYERNDAYFEWRRTNQLAADHSVEDLQDRVRELTTRITEYEETYDAASPAAVDAVAAAEGSDERTIDDVYSDLGDWATAREERDRYERARQQRTGSEREQASG; encoded by the coding sequence ATGTCCGAGACAGATGCCCCCGATGGGCCGCCCCCCTTCGAGGAGCCGTTCAGCAGCGACGACGTCGAACAGCGTATCTACGGCACCATCCTGCAGACCCGCGAGCCGACGACGGCGAGCGCGATCGCCGACAGCGCCGACTGTGACCCCAAGACCGCCCGGAAGTATCTGGGGTGGTTCGACGCCCTCGGCATCGTCACCCGACACGACGGCCATCCAACCACCTACGAGCGCAACGACGCGTATTTCGAGTGGCGACGCACCAACCAGCTCGCAGCCGACCATTCCGTCGAGGATCTGCAGGATCGTGTTCGTGAGCTGACGACGCGCATCACCGAGTATGAAGAGACGTACGACGCCGCGTCACCGGCCGCGGTCGATGCCGTCGCCGCCGCGGAGGGCAGCGACGAGCGGACTATCGACGACGTGTACAGCGACCTCGGCGACTGGGCGACCGCCCGCGAAGAGCGAGACCGCTACGAACGGGCGCGCCAGCAACGCACGGGTAGCGAACGCGAACAGGCATCCGGGTAG
- a CDS encoding phage NrS-1 polymerase family protein → MSDPIVNEPEAIPETLRDRDQWVCWREEERDGKPTKIPVTPGAGEFASATESETWASFEAALDYSETEHADGVGFVFTDDDPIVGVDLDDCRNPETDDIDDAALDIIARLDSYTEVSPSGTGYHVLVTGTLPDGRNRRGSVELYDTARFFTVTGNHVERTPTRVARRQDALTAIHREYVQDTERDIASESEQRDGTDARSPTTDAADVDVDLEDGDLLEKARNASNGEKFERLWNGNTVGYDSQSEADMALCCLLAFWTGGDRPQMEQLFRQSGLMREKWDEVHYADGSTYGEKTIERAIATTSEFYDPDAGGDTEDPHGTPDRVATGGTPDEADRSRAYLAEKNRLLSKRVDELEATLEQKTERIETLETEIERLTDELAARDQETAQSHEEDSGTAIETGDDSEPSSLLSRFFGGQS, encoded by the coding sequence ATGAGTGACCCTATCGTCAACGAGCCGGAGGCGATTCCGGAGACGTTACGCGACCGCGACCAATGGGTGTGCTGGCGCGAAGAGGAGCGAGACGGCAAACCGACGAAGATTCCGGTGACGCCAGGGGCTGGGGAGTTCGCGTCAGCAACAGAGTCGGAGACCTGGGCGAGTTTCGAGGCAGCACTTGACTACAGCGAGACAGAGCACGCCGATGGCGTCGGGTTCGTGTTTACTGACGACGATCCCATCGTCGGCGTCGATCTGGACGACTGCCGTAATCCCGAGACAGACGACATCGACGACGCGGCGCTGGACATCATCGCACGACTCGATTCCTATACGGAGGTGTCACCGTCCGGTACCGGCTATCACGTCCTGGTTACCGGCACACTCCCCGACGGGCGGAATCGGCGCGGGAGCGTCGAACTGTACGACACGGCACGCTTTTTCACCGTCACTGGCAACCACGTCGAGCGGACACCGACGCGCGTTGCACGCCGCCAGGACGCGCTCACCGCGATTCACCGCGAGTACGTCCAGGACACCGAGCGTGACATAGCCTCCGAGTCCGAACAGCGAGATGGCACTGACGCCCGGTCACCGACGACCGACGCAGCCGACGTCGACGTCGACCTCGAAGACGGGGATCTCCTCGAAAAAGCGCGAAACGCATCGAACGGCGAGAAGTTCGAGCGGCTCTGGAACGGGAATACGGTCGGCTACGACAGTCAGTCCGAGGCCGATATGGCGCTGTGCTGTTTGCTGGCGTTCTGGACCGGTGGTGACCGGCCCCAAATGGAGCAGCTGTTCCGCCAGTCGGGATTGATGCGGGAGAAGTGGGACGAGGTCCACTACGCTGACGGGTCGACGTACGGCGAGAAGACCATCGAGCGAGCGATTGCGACCACGTCGGAGTTCTACGACCCGGACGCCGGCGGCGATACCGAAGATCCCCACGGCACACCTGACAGGGTCGCAACTGGCGGGACGCCTGACGAGGCAGACCGGAGTCGTGCGTATCTGGCGGAGAAAAACCGCTTGTTGAGTAAGCGCGTCGACGAACTCGAGGCAACACTCGAACAGAAGACTGAGCGGATCGAAACCCTCGAAACAGAGATCGAGCGCCTCACCGACGAACTCGCAGCCCGTGATCAGGAGACTGCGCAATCCCACGAGGAAGACTCCGGTACTGCGATCGAGACCGGTGATGACTCAGAGCCATCCTCTCTGTTGAGTCGATTCTTCGGTGGCCAATCTTAG